One region of Scophthalmus maximus strain ysfricsl-2021 chromosome 15, ASM2237912v1, whole genome shotgun sequence genomic DNA includes:
- the LOC118285935 gene encoding 5'-3' exonuclease PLD4: MSSAYERLHDSSAPHNGRSTSCVLLVVLLGCLTALGVLVAVAVLERPPPPEDHDILPQDAGGSDLSADQCSMALVESIPLHVEFKANVTCGIPLEQVWRDLISMAKDEVDVVSFYWTLTGKDINVNSSSDAPGKNILNDLEELPSRNVSVRVVVSVPTVTTNSTDLKILKEKGVQVRRVNFGRLTNGVLHSKFWIVDRKHVFIGSANMDWRALTQVKELGAVIYNCSSLARDLGKIFQSYWAMGQSNSSLPRPWPSKYDTDINKRRPLLVEAANVSSSIYLSGSPPSFCPPSRTQDLEAILSIISEAQHYVDVAVMEYFPITRFEKPQRYWPFIDDTLRTAAFNRRVKIRMLISCGRDSDPAMMPFLQSLASMNSPHHGIRIQVKLYIVPVGNQTDIPYSRVNHNKYMVTDKVAYIGTSNWSGDYFMTTAGVGLVVSQHAPDPAGETQALQTQLRAIFDRDWNSEFAVHLGDLGNHRDCALLST, from the exons ATGTCTTCTGCGTACGAAAGGCTTCACGACAGTTCTGCTCCACACAACGGG AGGTCGACCAGCTGCGTGCTGCTCGTCGTGCTGCTCGGCTGCCTGACGGCGCTGGGGGTCCTGGTCGCCGTCGCCGTGCTGGAGAGACCCCCGCCCCCGGAGGACCACGACATCCTGCCGCAGGACGCCGGTGGGAGCGACCTGTCCGCGGACCAGTGCAG CATGGCCCTTGTGGAGAGCATTCCCCTACATGTGGAATTCAAAGCCAACGTGACGTGTGGGATCCCTCTGGAACAGGTCTGGAGAGATCTCATCTCCATGGCAAAGGACGAGGTGGACGTGGTCTCCTTCTACTGGACTTTGACCGGGAAAGACATCAACGTTAACTCTTCCTCCGACGCACCC GGAAAGAACATCCTCAACGACCTCGAGGAGTTGCCCTCCAGGAATGTTTCTGTGCGAGTGGTGGTCAGTGTTCCCACAGTCACAACCAACTCCACAGATTTAAAGATCTTAAAGGAGAAAG gTGTTCAGGTGAGGAGGGTGAACTTTGGGCGCCTGACAAACGGAGTCCTCCACAGCAAGTTCTGGATTGTTGACAGAAAGCACGTGTTCATTGGCAGTGCCAACATGGACTGGAGAGCCCTCACACAG GTGAAGGAACTCGGAGCGGTCATCTACAACTGCTCCAGTCTCGCGAGGGACCTCGGTAAGATCTTCCAGTCTTACTGGGCGATGGGACAGTCCAACAGCTCCCTGCCTCGGCCCTGGCCCTCAAAGTATGACACCGACATAAACAAacgtcgccccctgctggtggaaGCCGCCAATGTCTCCAGCAGTATTTACCTCTCG GGGTCTCCACCATCATTCTGCCCCCCATCAAGGACCCAGGACCTGGAGGCAattctctccatcatctcaGAGGCTCAGCACTATGTTGATGTCGCCGTCATGGAGTACTTCCCCATCACGCGCTTTGAAAAGCCTCAgag ATACTGGCCGTTCATCGACGACACCCTCAGGACGGCTGCATTCAACAGGAGGGTCAAGATCCGGATGCTGATCAGCTGCGGCCGCGACTCTGATCCGGCCATGATGCCGTTCCTTCAGTCTCTGGCGTCGATGAACAGCCCTCACCATGGCATCAGAATTCAAGTT aAATTGTACATTGTGCCAGTAGGAAACCAGACTGATATTCCATACTCCAGAGTCAACCACAACAAATACATGGTGACAGATAAAGTAGCCTACATTG GTACCTCCAATTGGTCAGGGGACTACTTTATGACCACAGCTGGCGTGGGCCTGGTGGTTTCCCAGCATGCTCCTGACCCTGCGGGGGAGACCCAGGCCCTGCAGACGCAGCTCAGGGCCATTTTTGACCGAGACTGGAACTCTGAGTTTGCTGTGCATCTGGGCGACCTGGGGAACCACCGGGACTGTGCTCTTCTGTCAACATAA
- the srp14 gene encoding signal recognition particle 14 kDa protein, giving the protein MVLLENDSFLTELTRLFQKCRTSGSVVITLKKYDGRTKPVPRKGHTETFEPADNKCLIRASEGKKKISTVVSTKEVIKFQMAYSNLLRAHMDGLKKKDKKSKSKKTKATQ; this is encoded by the exons ATGGTGCTGCTCGAGAACGACTCG TTCCTCACAGAGCTCACGCGGCTCTTCCAGAAGTGCAGAACATCTGGCAGCGTCGTCATCACACTAAAGAAAT ACGACGGACGGACCAAGCCGGTGCCCAGGAAAGGCCACACGGAGACGTTTGAACCGGCAGACAACAAATGTCTCATCAGAGCGTCTGAGGGCAAGAAGAAAATTAGTACGGTG GTCAGCACCAAAGAAGTAATCAAGTTTCAGATG GCGTACTCCAACCTCCTCAGAGCGCACATGGATGGACTTAAGAAGAAAGAtaagaaaagcaaaagcaagAAAACCAAAGCCACCCAATGA
- the xgb gene encoding x globin, giving the protein MGCAISGLAAKADFGGRSREEDADADADAAAAAAHPSEDQIQMIKESWRVIRDDIAKVGIIMFVRLFETHPECKDVFFLFRDVEDLERLRTSRELRAHGLRVMSFIEKSVARLDQLERLEALALELGKSHFHYNAPPKYYSYVGAEFICAVQPILKERWTAELEEAWKTMFQYVTSLMRQGYQEESARQRHLTLSPRDRPERSNTAL; this is encoded by the exons ATGGGGTGCGCAATATCAGGTCTGGCAGCAAAAGCGGACTTtggagggaggagcagggaagaggatgctgatgctgatgctgatgctgctgctgctgctgcccatcCCAGCGAGGATCAGATTCAGATGATCAAGGAGTCGTGGAGAGTTATCCGGGACGATATAGCAAAGGTCGGGATCATAATGTTCGTCAG GTTGTTTGAGACCCATCCCGAGTGCAAGGACGTCTTCTTCCTGTTCCGAGATGTGGAGGATCTGGAGAGGCTGCGGACCAGCCGGGAACTCAGGGCTCACGGCCTACG GGTGATGTCTTTCATCGAGAAAAGCGTGGCCAGACTGGACCAGCTGGAGAGACTGGAGGCTCTGGCCCTGGAGCTGGGGAAGAGCCACTTTCACTACAACGCCCCACCTAAGTACTACAGT tACGTCGGAGCAGAATTCATCTGTGCCGTGCAGCCCATCCTGAAGGAGAGGTGGACGGCCGAGCTCGAGGAGGCCTGGAAG accaTGTTCCAGTACGTGACCAGCCTGATGAGGCAGGGATACCAGGAGGAGAGCGCCCGACAACGCCACCTCACCCTCTCCCCGAGGGACCGACCGGAGAGGAGCAACACGGCGCTATGA